The DNA window CAGGGACCATAAATACCGCAAGGCTGAATCTTTCGTATTTCGGTTCTCGGTACTGTGAGATGAACTTCATGAGGAATTCTGCTTTCTCCTATCCGTTTGATTCTGAACTTTACTCCTTCGACTTCCATCTCTACCTCGTCAAGATGATCCCCCGAATACTCTACCCCCTGATGTGGTGTAATGACGGCATAATGCTCATTTCCCCCGGGATTCACCGTTCTGGGAAGGTAAACCTTTTGACCGATTTGCAGATAATCCGGGTTCAAGCCCGGATTCGCCAAGCTCCACTCCTCACAGGTTCCCCCCCATCTTTGGGCAAGCTGGTAAAAGGTATCTCCCGGTTGAATCACATAATCTTCCACAGGGTCCACCCCCTCTTACCCATCTTATGGTCAGGAGAGATTGTCAGGTTCAAAGAAAAATATCTTCAGCAGAATTTCTCCCTCATTCTCTTTTAAAACTGCTTCTTCCACATAAATACCACCTTCAGATATGCCTTCAATACGGGTTAATCCCCTCTCTATCCCTGACCACGCTCCTTGTACTTTTAAGCGAATTAATGCGAAATGGAGAAAAGAAGGATTAGCCTCCCCCTCAAAAACCCCTTCAAGATGATACGAACGTACAGCTAAATTTTCTTCCCTAAGCATCCTAACACATTCATCCATGACCAGAAGCAAATCATCCATCTGCCAGGGGTCTGAAGCCGTCTCCTTTACCGGGTTCTGCAGGATGAGCCCTTCCATATATTTTATCTCTTGGCGAAGGTCCCCAACCTCTTGTCGGCGAAGAACCAATGTCCCCCCGATTAAGCAGAGCAAAATCACCAGAATTATCAGGGCACTATGGCCGAGCTTGGGAAATTGTCTTCTCATGCTTTCTTTCGCTTTAATCATCTTCTTCAGCCTTCAAAACGAATTGAATCGGCATTCCCTCCCTAAATGAATCCTCTAATGAATCCCCCGCTGTTTGATATTTGGCCAGTTGAACCTTCCCCCATCCTTGGGCTTTAAGTTGCTGAAACATTCTTTGAACCTCCAGTGATTCCGTAGCAAGGCCTTGGATTAACAAAGTCCGGCCTTTAATCTCAATCCGTTCGAGGTAAATCCCCTCAGGTGCATAGGCTGTTAATTCCCTTATCTCCTGCCCAACCGCAGTAGGGTTCCCGATAATCCCCTCCCATGTTTGCTTTAGGGCTGTTTCCTTCTCCCTCTCCCAAGTTTGGTTGGCGGTTATTTCACTTAGTCGTTGAGCCTCAACCCGCAAGGTATCAAGGGTCTGTTGGGTGGATACAAGCATCCTCAAACCGCCTATGCTCACGAGCAATAGCACTCCTGCAACACCCCGCTTAATACGCTGTCTCTTCTTCTTTAGATTCTCTGTTCTCCAAAAATTATTCTGCCCTAATTTCTCGTCTTCAAGGGCCAACCCCAATACAGCAAGGTATTTTTCCGGGGCATAGGCTGCCAAGGCATTTAAAGTCTGCGAACCCCAAAAGGCATAAAATGCCTCATCCACTCCCTGCAAGACCGGAACCTTTCCGCGAACACCCTTAATGTATTCCCCTATTCTTTTCCCTATTTTTTCAGCCTCCCTGTCCTGACTCCATAAGATTCTCGTAAGCTCCATTTGGTCATGGGGTGAAGAAAGATAGAGCAGCATCCGATGAATCTCATGCTTCCATTCCCCCTCATCGAAATATTGAAGGGTGGGAGGAAAACTGCGAATTATCTCAGGTATCCCTCCTTTATAGAAGACATATTGAATCTGCCCTTCATCTTCCCGAAGAAACAGAGTATTTTCCTCGTGACCAAATCCCATTACCTTCCCCCAAGCCAGTTGGGAAAAGCATACCTTGTTAATCTCAAAGCCTGCTTTCCGGAAACAAAAAATGACTGGAGATAAAACTGAATTCCTTATTCCGGATAAAATCACCCTCAATCGCCGCAACGGCCCCTTTTCCTCGTCAAGAAAGTAATCATAAACCAATTCTTCTTCAGGAATAGGAATCTCTTCTTCCGCCAAATAGCGAAGGAGCCCGGTACGGTGCCCTTTTTTTACCCAAGGCAAATGATACTCACGGATGAACTGGTTCTGGAGAGGTAATCCGATGCCAACCTTTGGATTACGCGGCAATTGGAAATCTACCCTGCGTTGTTCCAGGTGACCTCTTAAAATCGACAGGAGAGTCTCCGGATAAAGCACTTTACCCTGCTTGATCAGCCCTTTAGGAAGAGGAGTAATTTCAAACTGAGCCGGTACCAAAGCCCTCTTATCCTTCCCTTTTTGGGTATACCAAAGCCAACGCAGTTCGTGATCGGTTAGCTCAACACAGACTCGACCTTGTCCGGCAAGCATCATACATCACCCCTTCCCAATAATCCATTTCAAAACAAAGAGTCATAAAAAGAAAGGATAATTTGTCCCCAAAAAAATACAGCCCAACCTCCCAGGACCAGATAGGGCCCAAAGGGAATCTGTTCCCTGAAACTTCTTTTTTTAAAGGAGAGCATGATAAGTCCGCCTATGGATCCTGTGAAGCTGGCAATGAAAATAGCTATCAAAACTTCCGGAAACCCTAAAAATGCACTCAGGCCGGCAATAAGCTTTATATCCCCTAAGCCCATCCCTTCAGGATAGAGCCGAGTAATCAGCCAAAATACTCCACCCACCCCCAGTGCCGTAGCAAGGCTTTCCCAACCCGATGGACCCTGGGGCAGCAAAAAGCCTGCCCCAATACCGACACCCAGTAAGGGGAGTGTGAAAACATCCGGCAGACGGCAGGTATCCCAATCAATAGCAGCAAGAGCTAAAAGCGTGGATAGAAAATAAAAGTTTACCCCCAACTGAAGAAATGAGCCGTTATGATTCATCCAGGCAGCATAAAAATACAGAACTCCATTAAGGACCTCAATTAAGGGGTAACGCCAGGAAATCTTCTCCTGACATTGAACACATCGTCCTCTCAGGATAAGAAAACTTAGGACCGGAACCAGTTCCCAAGGGCGAAGATTATGACCACAGGCAGTGCAGTGAGAACCTGGGCGAATTATAGACTTTTCCTGGGGAACACGATAAATCACCACATTTAAAAAACTACCGATGATCACCCCCCATATTCCGGATAATATACTGAGTTCAATTCCCACTCTTTTCGTCCTTTCTCATGGTAATGCTGATTTTTTAGCCATCCGGCTTAATTAGCGGAGCTCCAAAGCGTGTTGATTAAGTTTGCATCATAGACCCGTACCTCTGCGGCCGAGCCATCGGCAGTGAGGTAGAGCATAATGAGATGGGTCTGAACACCCTCCGGTATCGACCCATTGGCAGCCAATGTTCCTATACCAAAACCCTTTTTACCTTCAGCTGCTTCCTGTTGTGTGGTATCCACATTCAATTTAGCGATATAGTTAGGGATAAGTACAGGCGCAGAAAT is part of the Desulfitobacterium chlororespirans DSM 11544 genome and encodes:
- a CDS encoding PilN domain-containing protein — protein: MMLAGQGRVCVELTDHELRWLWYTQKGKDKRALVPAQFEITPLPKGLIKQGKVLYPETLLSILRGHLEQRRVDFQLPRNPKVGIGLPLQNQFIREYHLPWVKKGHRTGLLRYLAEEEIPIPEEELVYDYFLDEEKGPLRRLRVILSGIRNSVLSPVIFCFRKAGFEINKVCFSQLAWGKVMGFGHEENTLFLREDEGQIQYVFYKGGIPEIIRSFPPTLQYFDEGEWKHEIHRMLLYLSSPHDQMELTRILWSQDREAEKIGKRIGEYIKGVRGKVPVLQGVDEAFYAFWGSQTLNALAAYAPEKYLAVLGLALEDEKLGQNNFWRTENLKKKRQRIKRGVAGVLLLVSIGGLRMLVSTQQTLDTLRVEAQRLSEITANQTWEREKETALKQTWEGIIGNPTAVGQEIRELTAYAPEGIYLERIEIKGRTLLIQGLATESLEVQRMFQQLKAQGWGKVQLAKYQTAGDSLEDSFREGMPIQFVLKAEEDD
- a CDS encoding LysM peptidoglycan-binding domain-containing protein; its protein translation is MDPVEDYVIQPGDTFYQLAQRWGGTCEEWSLANPGLNPDYLQIGQKVYLPRTVNPGGNEHYAVITPHQGVEYSGDHLDEVEMEVEGVKFRIKRIGESRIPHEVHLTVPRTEIRKIQPCGIYGPCEVQIMLSNVNLIHSPRLMSDRPRVEAQNGGTIQGNQENAQQNNAPELSQVRELYSDVRQDRPVF
- a CDS encoding prepilin peptidase codes for the protein MGIELSILSGIWGVIIGSFLNVVIYRVPQEKSIIRPGSHCTACGHNLRPWELVPVLSFLILRGRCVQCQEKISWRYPLIEVLNGVLYFYAAWMNHNGSFLQLGVNFYFLSTLLALAAIDWDTCRLPDVFTLPLLGVGIGAGFLLPQGPSGWESLATALGVGGVFWLITRLYPEGMGLGDIKLIAGLSAFLGFPEVLIAIFIASFTGSIGGLIMLSFKKRSFREQIPFGPYLVLGGWAVFFWGQIILSFYDSLF